The Parvibaculaceae bacterium PLY_AMNH_Bact1 genome window below encodes:
- a CDS encoding aromatic ring-hydroxylating dioxygenase subunit alpha (Derived by automated computational analysis using gene prediction method: Protein Homology.), producing the protein MFLRDIWYFAVPGESLAPGAMVHKVLLGDPIVIGREADGTPFALRDICPHRGVPLSAGALFSPQTSGCGTSAIECPYHGWKFRPDGHCAEIPSLVPDQDMEIERIKVRSYPVREVQGNIWVYIADDAHPDAAPSIDPPEVPDFGDKQPNIRESMIFDCHIDHAVIGLMDPAHGPFVHKAWWWRTPKSIHEKAKDFAPIPRGFAMVAHTPSSNSAGYKVLGGTPVTEISFQLPGIRIEHIQIGKNTVCGLTTVTPLDENRTEITQTFYWTLPLLSVVKPIARQFMRAFLGQDRDMVNLQQQGLKFDPRLMLINDSDVQAKWYHRLKTEWAKSVDEGSEFVNPIEPTTLHWRS; encoded by the coding sequence ATGTTTTTACGCGATATCTGGTACTTCGCTGTTCCAGGAGAAAGCCTGGCGCCAGGGGCGATGGTGCACAAAGTTCTGCTGGGCGATCCGATTGTTATCGGCCGCGAAGCTGACGGCACACCGTTTGCCTTGCGCGATATTTGCCCACACCGCGGTGTGCCGCTGTCAGCAGGGGCCCTCTTCTCCCCACAAACCAGTGGGTGCGGCACCAGCGCCATAGAGTGTCCTTATCATGGCTGGAAATTCCGGCCAGACGGCCATTGTGCGGAAATCCCATCGCTTGTCCCTGATCAGGATATGGAAATTGAACGCATCAAAGTGCGCTCCTATCCTGTACGAGAGGTTCAGGGAAATATCTGGGTCTACATTGCCGACGATGCGCATCCAGATGCGGCACCCAGCATTGACCCGCCCGAAGTACCTGACTTTGGCGACAAACAGCCGAACATTCGCGAATCTATGATTTTCGACTGCCATATCGATCATGCCGTGATTGGTTTGATGGACCCGGCGCACGGGCCGTTCGTGCACAAAGCATGGTGGTGGCGGACACCAAAATCGATTCACGAAAAAGCGAAAGACTTTGCGCCGATCCCACGCGGTTTCGCGATGGTCGCCCACACGCCCTCATCCAACTCTGCCGGATACAAGGTACTGGGCGGTACACCTGTAACTGAAATCTCGTTCCAGTTGCCTGGTATACGGATTGAGCACATCCAGATTGGTAAGAACACGGTTTGTGGCCTGACGACAGTCACACCATTGGACGAGAATCGGACTGAGATCACTCAGACCTTCTATTGGACATTGCCATTGCTTTCAGTCGTTAAGCCCATCGCCCGCCAGTTCATGCGGGCCTTCCTGGGCCAGGACCGGGACATGGTCAATCTCCAGCAACAAGGTTTGAAGTTCGACCCCCGCCTTATGCTGATCAACGATTCAGACGTTCAAGCGAAGTGGTACCATCGTCTTAAGACCGAATGGGCCAAGTCGGTTGATGAGGGCAGTGAATTTGTAAATCCGATCGAACCAACCACCCTGCACTGGCGGAGCTAA
- a CDS encoding ParA family protein (Derived by automated computational analysis using gene prediction method: Protein Homology.), producing MSTEMFVLVFAAQKGGVGKTTLAGHVATAAHLAGAGPVGLIDTDPQGSLHKWMEVRSLDGPTLFQSEYGGVGPALREASQAGMKLAIVDTPPAVTRAISDVVSYADMVVVPTRPSPHDLRAVGPTVDIAQWHDKPLVFVVNAATARTRITADAAVALSQHGTVAPVTLHHRVDFAASMIDGRTVMETKPNGKSAAEVEALWTYLADRIDRLRPAPNQAPTDAFGNHVPSNVNALGRQAPAFGRRAGH from the coding sequence ATGTCGACGGAAATGTTTGTACTGGTCTTTGCCGCCCAAAAGGGAGGTGTTGGGAAGACGACCCTCGCAGGTCATGTGGCCACTGCCGCCCATTTAGCTGGTGCAGGGCCGGTGGGCCTGATTGATACGGACCCACAAGGTAGCTTGCATAAGTGGATGGAGGTGCGCTCTCTGGATGGTCCGACCCTGTTTCAATCCGAATATGGGGGCGTCGGCCCGGCCCTGCGTGAAGCGTCTCAGGCGGGTATGAAGCTTGCTATTGTCGATACACCGCCAGCTGTTACCCGCGCGATCTCCGATGTCGTTTCCTATGCCGACATGGTCGTCGTTCCAACGCGTCCGAGCCCCCATGATTTACGTGCCGTAGGACCAACAGTCGACATTGCTCAATGGCATGACAAACCCTTGGTGTTTGTTGTGAATGCCGCTACCGCACGAACCCGGATCACCGCCGACGCCGCTGTCGCGCTGTCTCAACACGGCACGGTGGCGCCGGTAACGCTCCATCACCGTGTGGATTTCGCCGCAAGCATGATTGACGGACGCACGGTGATGGAAACCAAGCCAAATGGAAAGAGTGCGGCGGAAGTCGAAGCTTTGTGGACCTATCTCGCCGACCGCATCGATCGGCTCCGTCCTGCTCCAAACCAAGCTCCGACTGACGCGTTTGGCAACCATGTTCCAAGCAATGTAAACGCATTGGGTCGTCAGGCACCGGCATTTGGCCGCCGAGCCGGGCACTGA
- a CDS encoding hypothetical protein (Derived by automated computational analysis using gene prediction method: GeneMarkS-2+.) — protein MSASKRSMPASRASDGFATLTADMMERRGATPPPLVDTRSEAEKAPDGVHASRDQSAADSNPQFGKRAKPTRAPTRTKRTGHATQSVRESGTPSAAHPCQTTDYSDQKVYAGPERRKRDVSPLVERRRSVPPRIKVSVRLEQHRHQRLKGAGVLLGRTHQDIVTVALDQYLDDLGILK, from the coding sequence ATGAGTGCCTCTAAACGGTCCATGCCCGCGTCCCGCGCGTCAGATGGCTTTGCCACCCTGACTGCCGATATGATGGAGCGCAGAGGCGCGACACCACCCCCTTTGGTTGACACCCGGTCGGAAGCAGAAAAGGCGCCGGACGGCGTGCATGCATCGAGGGATCAATCGGCGGCAGACTCTAACCCGCAGTTTGGCAAACGGGCGAAACCGACACGGGCGCCGACAAGAACCAAACGCACGGGACACGCCACGCAGTCTGTTCGGGAGTCTGGAACGCCATCTGCTGCTCACCCTTGTCAGACCACGGATTATTCAGACCAAAAGGTCTATGCGGGGCCGGAACGCAGAAAACGGGATGTCAGCCCATTGGTCGAACGACGCCGTTCAGTGCCGCCCCGCATAAAAGTTTCGGTCCGCCTGGAACAACATCGTCACCAACGGTTGAAGGGTGCTGGGGTTCTGCTTGGCCGAACCCATCAAGACATCGTCACTGTGGCGCTCGACCAATATCTTGATGATCTGGGCATTTTGAAGTGA
- a CDS encoding MucR family transcriptional regulator (Derived by automated computational analysis using gene prediction method: Protein Homology.), producing MQDKADLVEMTAEIVSAYVGNNAVSVSDVPALIEIVFGALSGVEQAGAGKDEPVVEPAVPVRQSITPDYLICLEDGKRFKSLKRHLRTHYNLSPEEYRRKWGLPPDYPMVAPNYAAARSKLAKKMGLGQKNGGTRGRK from the coding sequence ATGCAAGATAAGGCGGATCTGGTAGAGATGACCGCCGAGATTGTGTCGGCATATGTTGGAAACAATGCCGTAAGTGTCTCAGACGTGCCTGCGCTCATCGAAATAGTGTTTGGGGCGCTGAGTGGTGTCGAGCAGGCTGGTGCGGGCAAAGATGAGCCGGTGGTGGAGCCTGCTGTTCCTGTGCGCCAATCAATTACCCCTGACTATTTGATCTGTTTGGAAGACGGGAAGCGCTTCAAGTCGCTGAAACGTCACTTACGTACCCATTACAATCTCTCGCCAGAGGAATACCGTCGCAAGTGGGGTTTGCCACCAGATTATCCGATGGTCGCGCCCAACTACGCAGCGGCACGTTCTAAGCTCGCGAAAAAAATGGGTCTTGGTCAGAAAAACGGCGGAACACGCGGCAGAAAATAG
- a CDS encoding hypothetical protein (Derived by automated computational analysis using gene prediction method: GeneMarkS-2+.) — translation MTTQTFTASVAATILALAFLASPGFASEQATIEGGTQTIALGERASFLVAASGAGSMEFSGWCEIKSTGAASVVFDARDYIPLSEPAVGDVINFPRRSTRRFEMTGTFQKSAGNSYIGFYFSGVPAAFCFGSGACSTVEEGSASVTASCGQY, via the coding sequence ATGACCACACAAACCTTCACCGCGTCTGTTGCAGCTACGATCCTGGCACTGGCGTTCCTGGCGTCGCCCGGCTTTGCGAGCGAGCAGGCAACCATCGAAGGAGGCACGCAGACCATTGCTCTAGGAGAGCGGGCGAGCTTTCTGGTGGCGGCCAGCGGCGCAGGTTCTATGGAGTTTTCTGGCTGGTGCGAAATCAAGTCGACGGGAGCTGCCAGCGTTGTGTTTGATGCCAGGGACTACATTCCCCTGTCCGAGCCAGCGGTAGGCGATGTGATCAACTTCCCACGCCGAAGCACGCGGCGGTTTGAGATGACGGGCACCTTTCAGAAAAGTGCGGGAAACTCCTACATCGGCTTCTACTTCTCAGGCGTTCCAGCTGCTTTCTGTTTCGGCAGCGGTGCCTGTTCCACGGTTGAGGAAGGAAGTGCCTCGGTGACGGCCAGTTGTGGTCAATACTAA
- a CDS encoding hypothetical protein (Derived by automated computational analysis using gene prediction method: GeneMarkS-2+.): MFDDHKRLVAVLLAAVAIFLSLSAVWWIWDSSTAVPKSTRVVQQMASPATARLDRDMAGVLDLLADVERGVVVDGQPCERCTYLAQTVSVYRERAETALAGIRESEAALSQIVDRAPPGTKATLERALTAQQKAAARAIAGLRSYTNAMGECETERLCQHHDDVRAEETQPLHCSRDAGPVRSAAARIEQISDRVIAAARQCQTTICPVMDCARSAAFAADLQIAEISLAELAGGRTALPGIVEDTAPTGLAVVLGGVERALVRLAIDSAETSLEAVALSARAADMRSGLQSWIEETELRKGVQKHAWRVSALMAEIDVAAEWARQEDSQEYTQAYFEALSRAMLSAARLDAALAIAEAPAPIDLRRTGGPVCGANELANAYLKVGQAIAALGFCRAKSACPQPLRSLQGRPIRSASDRSIGALAAVTGALPLTLERAADAAVRASRPVALSLDQATYRTGEAMTVSADTAPSACLMSDGAIGLARAGSGQGREERYTLAGNAASELLLAAPGDPGRYVVRVFASPERGGHILSEHAVTVEELGSSCEGFTGLWDTEFGRLHLVDREGRVTGSYRRSEFAPRPGLLIASRERNVLDGIWLSELGRGGARLRLAPDGQSFKGTWGVKVDRNSGGGRWTGRCLLGVQ, translated from the coding sequence ATGTTCGACGACCATAAGCGTCTGGTAGCGGTCCTTCTGGCCGCCGTCGCAATATTCTTGAGTCTCAGCGCTGTTTGGTGGATCTGGGACAGCTCTACGGCGGTGCCCAAGTCAACCCGTGTTGTTCAACAGATGGCCTCTCCGGCAACCGCACGGCTGGATAGAGATATGGCGGGGGTCCTTGACCTGCTGGCAGATGTTGAGCGGGGCGTGGTGGTTGACGGGCAGCCCTGCGAACGCTGCACTTATCTGGCGCAGACTGTATCGGTGTACCGGGAGCGCGCTGAGACAGCCCTCGCGGGGATCCGCGAGAGTGAGGCAGCACTCAGCCAGATCGTTGACCGCGCACCACCGGGAACCAAAGCGACATTAGAACGAGCGTTAACCGCGCAGCAGAAAGCCGCCGCAAGAGCGATAGCAGGTCTCAGAAGTTACACAAACGCCATGGGTGAATGTGAAACAGAACGTCTGTGCCAACACCATGATGATGTGCGGGCTGAAGAAACCCAGCCACTGCATTGCAGCCGGGACGCAGGCCCCGTTCGTTCCGCCGCCGCCCGAATAGAACAAATATCTGATCGTGTCATTGCCGCGGCGCGCCAATGCCAAACCACGATATGTCCGGTCATGGATTGTGCCCGGTCAGCGGCCTTCGCTGCGGATCTGCAAATTGCCGAAATCTCCCTTGCGGAGCTGGCGGGGGGGCGCACAGCGCTTCCCGGCATTGTCGAGGATACGGCACCCACCGGACTTGCTGTTGTTTTGGGAGGCGTCGAACGCGCCTTGGTGCGCCTGGCAATTGATTCTGCCGAAACGTCACTTGAGGCCGTTGCCTTGTCTGCGCGGGCGGCAGATATGCGCAGTGGACTTCAAAGCTGGATCGAAGAGACTGAGCTGCGAAAAGGTGTCCAAAAGCATGCCTGGCGCGTCAGTGCTCTTATGGCTGAAATCGATGTCGCCGCAGAGTGGGCCCGGCAGGAGGACAGCCAAGAATACACGCAGGCCTATTTTGAGGCCTTGTCGCGCGCAATGCTGAGCGCCGCGCGTCTCGACGCAGCACTCGCCATTGCCGAAGCGCCAGCGCCCATAGACCTGCGGCGCACAGGTGGCCCTGTCTGCGGCGCTAATGAACTGGCCAACGCTTATCTCAAAGTAGGCCAGGCAATTGCCGCCCTCGGGTTTTGCCGCGCGAAATCAGCCTGTCCGCAGCCGCTCCGGTCTCTGCAGGGGCGCCCCATCCGTTCAGCCAGTGATCGATCAATTGGCGCACTGGCCGCGGTGACGGGTGCGCTGCCCCTCACTCTTGAGCGCGCAGCAGATGCAGCCGTACGCGCCTCCCGGCCTGTTGCACTGAGCCTGGATCAGGCAACCTATCGCACAGGTGAGGCAATGACTGTCTCCGCCGACACCGCACCATCGGCCTGCCTTATGTCAGATGGTGCGATCGGGCTCGCGAGAGCAGGCAGCGGGCAGGGGCGTGAGGAACGCTATACCCTTGCGGGGAATGCAGCATCTGAGCTTCTGCTTGCAGCACCCGGTGACCCCGGTCGCTATGTCGTGCGGGTTTTCGCATCGCCGGAGCGTGGCGGGCATATTCTGAGTGAACATGCCGTGACCGTAGAAGAGTTGGGCTCTAGCTGTGAAGGCTTCACCGGTCTATGGGATACGGAGTTCGGCCGACTGCATCTTGTCGACCGAGAGGGACGCGTGACCGGCAGCTACCGACGCAGCGAATTTGCACCTCGCCCTGGACTTTTGATCGCGTCGCGGGAAAGAAACGTGTTGGACGGAATCTGGCTGTCTGAACTTGGCCGAGGGGGCGCGCGCCTTCGCTTGGCGCCTGACGGACAAAGCTTCAAGGGTACCTGGGGGGTCAAGGTGGATCGAAATTCAGGCGGTGGGCGCTGGACCGGTCGCTGTTTGTTGGGCGTTCAATGA
- a CDS encoding helix-turn-helix domain-containing protein (Derived by automated computational analysis using gene prediction method: Protein Homology.), with translation MKNRIRHYRRQMGLTQTDLAKLLGTTAATVSRLETDGIKISVDWLAPLAKIFQVQLTDLIDEPSPERIEMLGELSVGGAVVMPKKSLDTGFLLHVPATVPIAVQVKHDIGRYTAGALLIADRLAGDDIKQALDQDCLVGLRGGKTFLRRLIQSPKNGARFGLVPLEPGIETKYVSQLTWCAPIVMSVLYF, from the coding sequence GTGAAAAATCGAATTCGACACTACCGCCGTCAAATGGGCCTGACACAGACCGATCTGGCAAAGCTCCTGGGAACGACAGCTGCCACAGTTTCCAGACTGGAGACTGACGGGATCAAAATTTCCGTCGACTGGCTGGCACCGCTTGCAAAAATATTTCAGGTCCAACTCACGGATCTGATTGATGAGCCCTCGCCGGAGCGCATTGAGATGCTTGGAGAGCTGAGCGTAGGCGGTGCCGTTGTCATGCCCAAAAAGTCGCTAGATACCGGGTTTTTGCTGCACGTTCCTGCGACGGTTCCGATTGCTGTTCAGGTCAAGCATGATATCGGTCGCTACACTGCCGGTGCTCTTCTCATCGCTGACAGGCTGGCAGGTGACGACATTAAGCAGGCCCTTGATCAGGACTGCCTCGTAGGATTGCGCGGCGGGAAAACTTTTCTCCGGCGTCTCATTCAAAGCCCCAAAAATGGGGCACGGTTCGGCTTGGTGCCACTGGAACCAGGTATCGAAACAAAATATGTCAGTCAGCTCACTTGGTGTGCACCCATTGTGATGTCGGTTTTGTATTTTTAA
- a CDS encoding DNA replication initiation protein (Derived by automated computational analysis using gene prediction method: Protein Homology.) has product MQKMSSNVSLNHTEELSRYGILTTKAAAKRAAIWAHQAADVRLTCEVVARVYNILPEALCASTRGEAHVAQARQIAMYLSHITFGLSLGAVGRHFGRDRTTAAYACERVEDRRDDLRLDSMLDRLERALSILSDARSDMTSKIQ; this is encoded by the coding sequence ATGCAAAAAATGTCCTCAAATGTTTCACTGAATCACACGGAAGAACTATCACGCTACGGTATTTTGACCACGAAGGCTGCCGCCAAACGGGCGGCTATATGGGCGCACCAGGCAGCCGACGTCCGACTGACCTGTGAAGTGGTCGCAAGAGTTTACAACATTTTGCCCGAAGCGCTCTGTGCGAGCACCCGCGGTGAAGCACATGTCGCTCAAGCCCGGCAGATCGCCATGTATCTCTCCCACATCACGTTTGGCCTGTCGCTGGGTGCGGTAGGGCGGCATTTCGGACGCGACAGGACAACAGCGGCTTACGCCTGTGAGCGGGTCGAGGACCGGCGGGATGACCTCCGTCTTGATTCGATGCTGGATCGTCTGGAGCGAGCACTCTCCATCCTATCCGACGCCCGCTCCGATATGACGTCAAAGATCCAATAG
- a CDS encoding DUF6456 domain-containing protein (Derived by automated computational analysis using gene prediction method: Protein Homology.), translating into MEIAAGVLRREGMRVFRRLREPEFFLQKTVEDPGVAGLFGPRNRWQRPLMKLNTDVLMALHRADLLQVSPEAAAQRALSGQGSIGGQGSIGGEGPVYVLSEAGHGWWRRQIGGAEPFQAQHRLMGEAAMEEPGRGLVRRQVNLGESPLGWLRRRQGKNGAAYLTEEEAAAGEQLRRDYTLAQLNARTTLNWEGMLAHVDRSSMGPAGQGDLSAHALDARKRVERALAEVGPGLADILVETCCHLHGLEQSERTLGWPQRSAKLVLKIALTRLAHHYKLIGRPEARHGSYVWKAANEAPPGADQSV; encoded by the coding sequence ATGGAAATTGCGGCTGGTGTGTTGCGTCGTGAGGGAATGCGCGTGTTTCGACGGCTCAGGGAGCCAGAGTTCTTCCTGCAGAAAACAGTGGAAGATCCAGGTGTGGCCGGTCTTTTTGGTCCTCGCAATCGATGGCAACGGCCACTTATGAAACTCAATACAGATGTTCTGATGGCTTTGCATCGCGCAGATCTGCTCCAAGTTAGCCCGGAGGCTGCTGCCCAGAGGGCTCTTAGCGGCCAGGGGTCCATTGGAGGCCAGGGTTCCATTGGAGGAGAGGGTCCCGTCTATGTTTTGTCAGAAGCAGGGCATGGATGGTGGCGTCGGCAGATCGGGGGCGCGGAGCCTTTTCAGGCGCAGCACAGGCTCATGGGAGAAGCGGCAATGGAGGAGCCAGGCCGTGGCCTGGTCCGTCGGCAGGTGAACCTCGGGGAATCACCGTTGGGGTGGCTCCGCCGACGCCAGGGAAAGAATGGAGCTGCCTATCTGACAGAAGAGGAGGCTGCAGCAGGCGAACAGCTGCGCCGGGACTATACGCTTGCCCAACTGAATGCGCGCACGACACTGAATTGGGAAGGCATGCTGGCGCATGTGGACCGCTCGTCAATGGGACCGGCGGGACAGGGAGATCTGTCGGCTCATGCCCTGGACGCACGAAAAAGGGTGGAGCGAGCACTGGCGGAAGTCGGCCCAGGTCTGGCCGATATTTTGGTGGAAACCTGCTGTCACCTGCACGGTCTGGAACAATCAGAGCGGACCCTCGGGTGGCCGCAACGCTCTGCAAAGCTCGTCCTCAAGATCGCCCTGACACGACTGGCGCATCACTACAAGCTGATTGGCAGGCCAGAAGCCCGTCATGGTTCCTATGTTTGGAAAGCGGCTAACGAGGCGCCGCCCGGTGCCGATCAGTCCGTGTGA
- a CDS encoding SufE family protein (Derived by automated computational analysis using gene prediction method: Protein Homology.) has protein sequence MAIQDLIDDFSYLDDWEDRYKYVIELGKGLAPLSDLEHSNETKVQGCVSQVWLVCESDDAGTHLSFRGDSDALIVKGLIAILLAMYSGQTPADILAVDAKSIFEQLGLDEHLSPQRSNGLHAMVSRVREDAARQLADAHTD, from the coding sequence ATGGCCATTCAGGATCTGATCGACGATTTCAGCTATCTCGACGACTGGGAAGATCGGTACAAATATGTGATCGAACTCGGGAAAGGGCTTGCCCCTTTGTCGGACCTTGAGCACAGCAACGAGACAAAGGTCCAAGGGTGCGTAAGCCAAGTCTGGCTCGTCTGTGAAAGTGACGATGCAGGTACTCACCTTTCCTTCCGTGGCGACAGTGACGCGCTTATTGTCAAAGGCCTGATCGCCATTCTTCTGGCGATGTATTCCGGCCAAACCCCCGCTGACATATTGGCGGTTGATGCAAAATCAATCTTTGAACAATTGGGGTTGGATGAGCATTTGAGCCCGCAGCGCTCAAATGGCCTTCATGCCATGGTGTCTCGCGTTCGCGAAGATGCGGCGCGGCAGCTCGCCGACGCTCACACGGACTGA
- a CDS encoding DUF5330 domain-containing protein (Derived by automated computational analysis using gene prediction method: Protein Homology.), whose protein sequence is MMFLVRIAFWVTVVALLLPSPDSATPANGMTGAPMTASFSDERGEEQLNLTDVAGAAMASADDVLSFCDRNPQTCDTAWTIAVHVQAQVKHYGALALDWAANQQSSNTPAHQPRARPSETPSPSVEVVRGA, encoded by the coding sequence ATGATGTTTCTGGTAAGAATAGCCTTCTGGGTCACTGTTGTGGCCCTGCTGCTGCCAAGTCCGGACTCCGCGACCCCCGCTAACGGGATGACAGGAGCGCCGATGACCGCCTCTTTCAGCGATGAGAGAGGTGAGGAGCAGCTCAACCTCACTGATGTTGCTGGGGCTGCCATGGCATCTGCCGATGATGTCCTCAGCTTTTGCGATCGAAATCCTCAAACATGCGACACGGCTTGGACAATCGCTGTTCATGTCCAAGCGCAAGTCAAACACTATGGCGCGCTTGCCCTTGATTGGGCGGCAAACCAGCAGAGTTCCAACACCCCGGCTCACCAGCCTCGCGCACGACCATCTGAAACGCCTTCACCCAGCGTTGAGGTCGTGCGCGGTGCCTGA
- a CDS encoding hypothetical protein (Derived by automated computational analysis using gene prediction method: GeneMarkS-2+.) has protein sequence MSKMGLGLSKRAKVLAGSVVLVMACFTSGQAEETAVAALTDAGASPAFYLPQVRPIQPGEVPLTGVHAVAQPYVAFNSAVDDAFKSQLATPREVRRLLDGLRFSEPQTVAQSWLAHRGLIAAENPEFREGVRRALAQDGAISVMEQLSGRGSYARNLRGADAAVASVLERVANDNYRMTVLKGRFLSTAQEFQTKRWGMIDRPENTEAVDFADAGPGDSLTTRVAETLQNFSPISPAHAYASPLMERVLAYGALHIVATSLETDVSTAQMAPADRRTTSCLNWAKLNLNQCVAAAHFPSEEAWCTATHAIEDVRACWEKVLPAADR, from the coding sequence ATGAGTAAAATGGGTTTGGGATTGTCAAAACGGGCGAAAGTTCTGGCAGGCAGTGTCGTCCTTGTGATGGCTTGTTTCACCTCCGGGCAAGCTGAAGAAACAGCTGTGGCCGCCCTAACCGACGCGGGAGCCTCTCCTGCCTTTTATCTCCCCCAAGTACGGCCCATTCAGCCCGGTGAAGTCCCGCTCACTGGCGTTCACGCCGTTGCACAGCCCTATGTTGCTTTCAACAGCGCAGTAGATGACGCGTTCAAAAGCCAGCTTGCGACCCCACGCGAAGTGCGTCGCCTGCTTGACGGCCTGCGCTTTAGCGAGCCGCAGACGGTTGCTCAATCATGGCTTGCTCATCGCGGCTTGATCGCGGCGGAAAATCCTGAGTTCCGAGAAGGCGTGCGTCGCGCGCTTGCGCAGGATGGCGCGATATCTGTGATGGAACAGCTTTCAGGCCGGGGCAGCTATGCCCGCAATCTGCGCGGAGCTGACGCCGCCGTTGCCTCTGTTCTGGAACGTGTCGCCAACGACAATTACCGCATGACCGTCTTGAAAGGCCGTTTCCTTTCAACCGCCCAGGAATTTCAGACCAAACGCTGGGGGATGATTGATCGCCCTGAAAACACAGAGGCGGTTGATTTCGCAGACGCGGGACCTGGAGACAGTCTCACGACGCGGGTTGCCGAGACATTGCAGAACTTCTCGCCGATCAGCCCGGCCCATGCTTATGCCTCGCCACTAATGGAGCGGGTGCTCGCCTATGGCGCACTGCATATTGTTGCCACGTCGCTTGAAACCGACGTGTCTACCGCACAGATGGCGCCAGCAGACCGCCGGACCACAAGCTGTCTGAACTGGGCGAAGCTCAACCTCAATCAGTGTGTTGCTGCGGCCCACTTCCCATCGGAAGAAGCCTGGTGCACGGCAACCCATGCGATCGAAGATGTCCGTGCCTGCTGGGAAAAAGTCCTGCCCGCCGCAGATCGATGA
- a CDS encoding DUF1491 family protein (Derived by automated computational analysis using gene prediction method: Protein Homology.) translates to MNLKADIWVKALIRRAGVENVPAMVVRRGHGEAGTIYVKVARLDGTADVYGPTWGEDGSRIWMHSVGEGPVSEADADAYLARQEKFDPDFWVVEIEDRQGRHFLTEPVKGDPPL, encoded by the coding sequence ATGAACCTCAAAGCAGACATTTGGGTAAAGGCACTCATCCGCCGTGCAGGCGTTGAGAATGTCCCCGCAATGGTGGTCCGCCGCGGCCATGGTGAGGCCGGCACCATTTATGTGAAGGTCGCGCGTCTGGATGGAACAGCTGATGTTTATGGGCCCACCTGGGGTGAGGATGGCAGCCGAATCTGGATGCACTCGGTCGGTGAGGGGCCGGTGTCAGAGGCAGACGCTGATGCCTACCTCGCGCGCCAGGAAAAGTTTGACCCTGATTTCTGGGTCGTCGAAATCGAGGACCGGCAGGGCCGCCATTTCCTCACCGAACCGGTAAAGGGCGACCCGCCTTTGTGA
- a CDS encoding hypothetical protein (Derived by automated computational analysis using gene prediction method: GeneMarkS-2+.), whose translation MTTARDIATKHMDAALAEAKAANVPAESVARVMLEKVVHVYKETRSEGDIAAELVSTSENLSQDEDYMFMPP comes from the coding sequence ATGACAACTGCGAGAGACATCGCGACCAAACATATGGACGCTGCGCTGGCTGAGGCAAAGGCGGCCAATGTTCCAGCGGAATCGGTCGCTCGGGTGATGCTTGAAAAAGTCGTACACGTTTACAAGGAAACGCGGTCGGAAGGAGACATTGCAGCAGAGCTTGTCTCAACGTCGGAGAACCTCAGTCAGGACGAGGACTATATGTTCATGCCGCCCTGA